In the genome of Raphanus sativus cultivar WK10039 chromosome 4, ASM80110v3, whole genome shotgun sequence, one region contains:
- the LOC108852114 gene encoding MLP-like protein 328, which yields MATSGTYVTEVPLKGTAEKHYKRWKSENHLFPDTIGHHIQNVTVHEGEWDSHGGIKIWNYTLDGKQEVYKEKREIDDENKTMTARGIEGHVMEHFKVCDIVVQFIPRTEDSCVGKITMIWEKRNDEVHEPSSYMKLVKSMVADMEEHVHKA from the exons aTGGCAACGTCGGGAACATACGTGACGGAGGTTCCTTTAAAAGGGACGGCGGAGAAACACTACAAGCGGTGGAAGAGTGAGAACCATCTCTTCCCTGATACCATCGGCCACCACATTCAGAATGTCACCGTTCACGAAGGCGAATGGGACTCTCACGGGGGTATCAAGATTTGGAACTACACATtgg ATGGAAAGCAGGAGGTATacaaggagaagagagagatagacGATGAGAATAAAACAATGACGGCTAGAGGAATTGAAGGTCACGTGATGGAGCATTTCAAGGTTTGTGACATCGTCGTCCAATTTATTCCCAGGACTGAAGACAGTTGCGTCGGCAAAATCACTATGATCTGGGAGAAGCGCAACGATGAAGTCCACGAACCAAGCAGCTACATGAAACTCGTCAAGAGCATGGTTGCTGACATGGAGGAGCACGTCCATAAAGCTtaa
- the LOC108853258 gene encoding 4-hydroxybenzoate polyprenyltransferase, mitochondrial-like has translation MAFFVLSRVSRRLLKPSVSATTTRFSFSVFQPQQHIYFPIPVTHYINPLCKHTLWNNHNHQANRLVGGMWSSSLVLERGRKETRDFGGVKEEDSWIDLYLPERARGYAKLARFDKPIGTWLLAWPCMWSIALAADPGSLPSFKMMGLFGCGAILLRGAGCTINDLLDQDIDTKVDRTRLRPIASGLLTPFQGLKFLVLQLLLGLGILLQLNNYSRVLGASSLFLVFSYPLMKRFTFWPQAFLGLTINWGALLGWAAVKGSVETAVVLPLYLSGICWTLVYDTIYAHQDKDDDVKVGVKSTALRFGENTKLWLTGFGTASMGLLVLSGLSADLGWQYYASLVAALGQLGWQIGTADLSSGADCSRKFVSNKWFGAIIFSGVVLGRTFQ, from the exons ATGGCGTTTTTTGTGCTGTCCCGTGTTTCACGACGGTTGTTGAAACCATCCGTCTCGGCAACAACAACTCGATTTTCCTTTTCTGTATTCCAACCTCAACAACATATATACTTCCCAATACCTGTTACACATTACATCAATCCTTTGTGTAAGCATACTCTATGGAATAACCATAATCACCAAGCTAATAGATTAGTTGGCGGAATGTGGTCGTCGTCTTTGGTTCTGGAGAGGGGTCGTAAGGAGACGAGGGATTTTGGTGGTGTTAAGGAAGAAGATTCTTGGATAGATTTGTATTTACCAGAAAGAGCTAGAGGTTATGCTAAGCTTGCTCGTTTTGATAAACCTATTGGTACTTGGTTGCTTGCTTGGCCTTGTATGTG GTCAATTGCGTTGGCTGCTGATCCTGGGAGCCTTCCAAGTTTTAAAATGATGGGTTTGTTTGGTTGCGGAGCTATACTTCTTAGAGGTGCTGGCTGTACTATTAATGATCTGCTTGATCAGGACATTGATACAAAG GTTGATCGTACAAGATTAAGACCTATAGCCAGTGGTCTTTTGACACCATTCCAAGGGCTTAAATTTCTAGTGTTACAGTTGCTTTTAGGCTTAGGGATTCTTCTCCAACTTAACAATTACag CCGTGTGTTAGGGGCTTCCTCTTTGTTCCTTGTTTTCTCCTACCCACTTATGAAGAGGTTTACATTTTGG CCTCAAGCATTTTTAGGGTTGACCATAAACTGGGGAGCATTGTTAGGATGGGCTGCAGTTAAAGGAAGCGTAGAGACAGCTGTTGTACTCCCTCTTTATCTCTCAGGAATCTGCTGGACCCTTGTTTATGATACTATTTATGCACATCAG GATAAAGATGATGATGTGAAGGTTGGTGTTAAGTCGACGGCTCTTAGGTTCGGTGAGAATACAAAGCTTTGGCTCACTGGGTTTGGCACAGCATCAATGGGGTTGCTTGTACTTTCTGGACTGAGTGCAGATCTTG GGTGGCAATACTACGCATCGCTGGTGGCTGCATTGGGACAGTTAGGATGGCAAATAGGGACAGCTGACTTATCATCTGGCGCTGACTGTAGTAGAAA ATTTGTGTCGAACAAGTGGTTTGGTGCTATTATATTTAGCGGAGTTGTACTTGGAAGAACTTTTCAATAG
- the LOC108855584 gene encoding LOW QUALITY PROTEIN: calcium-dependent protein kinase 3 (The sequence of the model RefSeq protein was modified relative to this genomic sequence to represent the inferred CDS: inserted 1 base in 1 codon) produces the protein MGHRHSKSKSSGSPPPSSSSSSGNVVHHVQPXGERRGSSGSGSTPVGSSSTGGGSRSAASPQQNGRILGRPMENVRGTYEFGRELGRGQFGVTYLVTHKETKKLFACKAIPTRRLVHRDDIEDVRREVQIMHHLSGHRNIVDLKGAYEDRHSVNLVMELCEGGELFDRIIAKGHYSERAAADLCRQMVMVVHSCHSMGVMHRDLKPENFLFLSKDESSPLKATDFGLSVFFKPGDKFKDLVGSAYYVAPEVLKRNYGPEADIWSAGVILYILISGVPPFWGENETGIFDAILKGELDFSADPWPSVSSGAKDLVRKMLKYDPKDRLTASEVLNHPWIKEDGEASDKPLDNAVLSRMKQFRAMNKLKKMALKVIAENLSEEEIIGLKEMFKALDVDKNGIVTLEELRTGLPKLGNKISEAEIKQLMEAADMDGDGSIDYLEFISATMHMNRIEREDHLYTAFQYFDKDNSGYITMEELEQAMKKYNMGDDKSIKEIIAEVDTDRDGKINYEEFVAMMKKGNPELVTNRRRVNM, from the exons ATGGGACACAGACACAGCAAGTCCAAATCCTCCGGTTCGCCACCACcgtcctcctcttcctcctccggaAACGTCGTCCACCATGTCCAAC CCGGAGAACGCCGCGGATCTTCCGGCTCCGGTTCCACACCCGTCGGATCTTCCTCAACCGGCGGAGGATCCCGCTCCGCCGCATCCCCTCAGCAGAACGGTCGGATCTTAGGCCGACCGATGGAGAACGTCAGGGGAACGTACGAGTTCGGTCGTGAGCTAGGCCGTGGCCAGTTCGGAGTCACTTACCTCGTCACTCACAAAGAGACCAAAAAACTCTTCGCCTGCAAGGCCATCCCCACGCGCCGCCTCGTCCACCGCGACGACATTGAAGATGTCCGCCGCGAAGTCCAGATTATGCACCATCTCAGTGGCCACCG GAACATAGTGGACTTGAAGGGAGCGTACGAGGACAGACACTCGGTGAATCTGGTAATGGAGCTGTGTGAAGGAGGGGAGCTTTTCGATAGGATCATAGCGAAAGGTCATTACTCGGAGAGAGCAGCTGCGGATTTGTGCAGGCAGATGGTGATGGTTGTGCATAGCTGTCACTCTATGGGCGTGATGCACCGTGATTTGAAGCCTGAGAACTTTCTCTTTTTGAGCAAAGACGAGAGCTCTCCGTTGAAAGCTACGGACTTTGGTCTATCCGTCTTCTTTAAACCGGGAGATAAGTTTAAGGATCTTGTTGGGAGCGCGTACTACGTTGCTCCGGAGGTTTTGAAACGGAACTATGGACCAGAGGCTGATATCTGGAGTGCCGGTGTGATTCTTTATATCCTTATCAGCGGTGTCCCACCTTTTTGGGGAG AAAATGAGACAGGGATCTTTGATGCTATTCTAAAAGGAGAGCTTGATTTTTCAGCTGATCCGTGGCCGTCTGTGTCTAGTGGTGCCAAAGATCTTGTGAGGAAAATGTTGAAGTATGACCCTAAAGACCGGCTTACAGCTAGTGAAGTGCTAA ACCATCCGTGGATTAAAGAAGACGGAGAGGCGTCAGACAAACCGCTTGACAATGCTGTGTTGTCCAGGATGAAACAGTTCAGAGCGATGAACAAACTAAAGAAGATGGCACTGAAG GTCATAGCAGAGAACCTATCTGAAGAAGAAATCATTGGTCTGAAAGAGATGTTCAAAGCTCTAGACGTCGATAAAAACGGAATAGTCACCTTGGAGGAGTTGAGAACCGGTCTCCCAAAGCTTGGCAATAAGATCTCTGAGGCTGAAATCAAACAGTTGATGGAAGCA GCTGATATGGATGGAGATGGATCGATTGACTACTTGGAGTTTATATCAGCGACAATGCATATGAACAGAATCGAACGTGAGGATCACTTGTACACTGCTTTCCAGTACTTCGACAAGGATAACAGCGG TTACATAACAATGGAAGAACTAGAGCAGGCCATGAAGAAATACAACATGGGTGATGACAAATCCATCAAAGAGATCATTGCTGAAGTTGACACCGATCGT GACGGGAAAATAAACTACGAAGAGTTCGTAGCGATGATGAAGAAGGGAAATCCAGAACTGGTGACTAACCGACGCAGAGTCAACATGTAA
- the LOC108849252 gene encoding reticulon-like protein B1 codes for MTDEHKHDEPVTVSEPAVEIVERESLMDKISEKLHHDGSSSSDDEDDKKKKNSPESSPSSMKSKVYRLFGREKPVHKVLGGGKPADIFMWKNKKVSGGVLGGATAAWVLFELMEYHLLTLLCHVMIVVLAVLFLWSNATVFINKSPPKIPEVHIPEEPILQLASGLRIEINRGFSSLREIASGRDLKKFVTAVAGLWVLSILGGWFNFLTLAYIALVLLFTIPLAYDKYEDKVDPLGEKAMIEIKKQYAVLDEKVLSKIPMGPLKNKKKD; via the exons ATGACTGACGAACATAAACACGACGAACCTGTAACCGTTTCTGAGCCAGCTGTTGAGATTGTAGAGAGGGAATCGCTGATGGACAAGATATCGGAGAAGCTCCACCACGACGGTTCTTCGTCGTCAGATGACGAAGacgacaagaagaagaagaactctCCAGAGAGCTCTCCGTCCTCGATGAAATCGAAAGTTTACCGCTTGTTCGGAAGGGAGAAGCCTGTCCACAAGGTCCTCGGCGGTGGAAAAC CGGCGGATATATTCATGTGGAAGAACAAGAAGGTGTCTGGGGGTGTACTCGGTGGTGCTACAGCCGCTTGGGTTCTCTTTGAGCTGATGGAGTATCATCTCCTCACTCTGCTCTGCCACGTCATGATTGTTGTGCTCGCTGTGCTGTTTCTCTGGTCTAATGCCACCGTGTTTATTAACAA gTCTCCACCGAAGATTCCTGAAGTTCATATCCCTGAGGAGCCTATTCTCCAGCTTGCGTCTGGGCTCAGGATCGAGATCAATAGAGGGTTCTCTTCTCTTCGTGAGATTGCCTCTGGAAGGGATCTCAAGAAGTTTGTTACT GCTGTTGCTGGCTTGTGGGTTTTGTCGATCTTGGGTGGCTGGTTCAATTTCTTGACATTGGCATACATAG CCCTTGTGCTGCTCTTCACGATTCCTCTTGCCTACGACAAGTACGAAGACAAAGTCGACCCGTTGGGTGAGAAAGCGATGATCGAGATCAAGAAGCAGTATGCAGTGTTGGACGAGAAGGTGTTGAGCAAGATCCCGATGGGCCCgttgaagaacaagaagaaagatTAG
- the LOC108852628 gene encoding probable phosphoribosylformylglycinamidine synthase, chloroplastic/mitochondrial isoform X1, producing the protein MILFTSVTIKDSPSIMLKGMEGSTLGVWAALGEGRAYFPDDGVLDHMLHSDLAPLRYCDDDGSVTEAYPFNLNGSPLGIAAICSPDRRYLAMMPHPDHHLEFFSFLFGPLIPWMTWTPSISNWAEEAKLIIQLDEMEATYYSLFEQAYDSSLDVSRSLHHYEMSNLLSDQYDGEGACMVIKSGSHDKKSQVIFTIFLTSFLSQFAVSFFNQRHLWLYGVFLALFNIW; encoded by the exons ATGATCTT GTTCACAAGCGTGACCATTAAGGACTCGCCATCGATAATGCTGAAAGGAATGGAGGGAAGCACCTTAGGAGTTTGGGCGGCTCTTGGAGAAGGACGGGCTTATTTCCCGGACGACGGAGTCTTGGACCATATGCTTCACTCAGATTTGGCTCCGTTGAGATACTGTGACGATGATGGGAGCGTGACTGAAGCATACCCTTTTAATCTCAATGGCTCACCGTTGGGAATAGCGGCTATATGTTCACCTGACAGAAGATATCTTGCGATGATGCCTCATCCTGATCATCATCTCGAGTTCTTCTCTTTTCTGTTCGGTCCTCTCATTCCATGGATGACATGGACACCATCTATAAGCAATTGG GCAGAAGAAGCTAAGCTAATCATACAATTGGATGAGATGGAAGCTACATATTACAGTCTCTTTGAGCAAGCTTATGATTCATCCCTCGATGTGAGCAGATCTTTGCATCACTATGAGATGTCTAACCTTCTTAGTGATCAGTATGACGGTGAAGGCGCATGTATGGTTATCAAATCTGGATCTCATGACAAAAAGTCTCAGGTCATTTTCACCATTTTTTTAACAAGCTTCCTGTCTCAATTTGCTGTCTCATTTTTTAATCAAAGACACTTATGGTTATATGGAGTTTTTCTTGCTCTCTTTAACATTTGGTGA
- the LOC108852628 gene encoding probable phosphoribosylformylglycinamidine synthase, chloroplastic/mitochondrial isoform X2 encodes MLKGMEGSTLGVWAALGEGRAYFPDDGVLDHMLHSDLAPLRYCDDDGSVTEAYPFNLNGSPLGIAAICSPDRRYLAMMPHPDHHLEFFSFLFGPLIPWMTWTPSISNWAEEAKLIIQLDEMEATYYSLFEQAYDSSLDVSRSLHHYEMSNLLSDQYDGEGACMVIKSGSHDKKSQVIFTIFLTSFLSQFAVSFFNQRHLWLYGVFLALFNIW; translated from the exons ATGCTGAAAGGAATGGAGGGAAGCACCTTAGGAGTTTGGGCGGCTCTTGGAGAAGGACGGGCTTATTTCCCGGACGACGGAGTCTTGGACCATATGCTTCACTCAGATTTGGCTCCGTTGAGATACTGTGACGATGATGGGAGCGTGACTGAAGCATACCCTTTTAATCTCAATGGCTCACCGTTGGGAATAGCGGCTATATGTTCACCTGACAGAAGATATCTTGCGATGATGCCTCATCCTGATCATCATCTCGAGTTCTTCTCTTTTCTGTTCGGTCCTCTCATTCCATGGATGACATGGACACCATCTATAAGCAATTGG GCAGAAGAAGCTAAGCTAATCATACAATTGGATGAGATGGAAGCTACATATTACAGTCTCTTTGAGCAAGCTTATGATTCATCCCTCGATGTGAGCAGATCTTTGCATCACTATGAGATGTCTAACCTTCTTAGTGATCAGTATGACGGTGAAGGCGCATGTATGGTTATCAAATCTGGATCTCATGACAAAAAGTCTCAGGTCATTTTCACCATTTTTTTAACAAGCTTCCTGTCTCAATTTGCTGTCTCATTTTTTAATCAAAGACACTTATGGTTATATGGAGTTTTTCTTGCTCTCTTTAACATTTGGTGA